One window of Nocardia nova SH22a genomic DNA carries:
- a CDS encoding HNH endonuclease signature motif containing protein has product MAVSDLLERSLTPLSDGDLVAAMRDVETCARRLAAMQHRLLIEAEERSLPSRTGAKTVKRFLMQTLRLSSADAGSRVNAAQWVGTFHDLDGELRDPQLPCTAGALTSGEVSIDHVRGIVTVMNRVPRGVSDADREAAEQILAEFARSGSPDDIDKVGDRILAHLDPDGRLTTDLDRARMRGVMIGRQRSDGMSPIRGDIDPVLRALLDPLLAKYARPGVCNFEDPNSPAVEIDTADPTAIAEAARADHRTPAQRNHDALTAILRSGLVAEDLGRHRGMPVTTVLTMKLEDLERDSGVASTATGTVVPIREALQLAEHSRPYLAVFDHAGLPLHLGRMKRLASPAQRLALIAALRGCSRPGCDAPASLCAAHHIRDFAAGGRTDIENLALACDACHALIHNGPGGWKTTTAGPDSRHPGRTAWIAPEHIDPTRTPRINHRHHADELLATIIARIHVRDDLERQQRRQHAHKQHQRRPAAHPHPPDTTAPCHNPTTGSGQSTAPSVIPGSGRGAPSRGHRRRHGVLSGQLGTGS; this is encoded by the coding sequence ATGGCTGTCTCAGACCTGCTCGAACGCTCGCTGACGCCGCTATCGGATGGGGATCTGGTGGCGGCGATGCGGGATGTGGAGACGTGCGCGCGGCGGTTGGCGGCAATGCAGCATCGGTTGCTGATCGAGGCCGAGGAACGGTCACTGCCCTCCCGGACCGGCGCGAAGACGGTGAAACGGTTCCTCATGCAGACACTTCGGCTGTCGAGTGCCGATGCAGGCAGCCGCGTGAACGCCGCGCAGTGGGTCGGTACGTTCCACGATCTCGACGGTGAGCTGCGAGATCCGCAATTACCCTGTACTGCTGGAGCTTTGACGTCGGGCGAGGTGTCCATCGATCACGTGCGCGGGATTGTCACGGTCATGAACCGGGTACCGCGTGGCGTATCCGATGCGGATCGGGAGGCGGCCGAGCAGATTCTGGCGGAATTCGCACGCTCGGGATCGCCGGATGACATCGACAAGGTCGGCGACCGCATACTCGCGCACCTCGACCCTGACGGCCGACTCACCACCGATCTGGATCGGGCCCGTATGCGCGGAGTCATGATCGGACGCCAGCGTTCCGACGGCATGTCACCCATTCGCGGCGATATCGACCCCGTGCTGAGAGCCCTACTCGATCCACTGCTGGCCAAATACGCACGCCCCGGCGTCTGCAACTTCGAGGACCCCAACAGCCCCGCCGTGGAAATCGACACGGCCGACCCCACCGCGATCGCCGAAGCGGCGCGCGCCGATCATCGCACCCCCGCGCAGCGCAACCACGACGCGTTGACCGCGATCCTGCGCTCGGGACTCGTCGCCGAAGATCTGGGCCGCCACCGCGGCATGCCGGTCACCACTGTGCTCACAATGAAACTCGAAGATCTGGAAAGGGATTCAGGGGTCGCATCCACAGCCACCGGCACCGTGGTACCGATACGAGAAGCCCTGCAACTCGCCGAACACTCACGCCCCTACCTGGCCGTCTTCGACCACGCCGGGCTCCCTTTGCATCTGGGCCGGATGAAACGCCTCGCCTCCCCCGCGCAACGGCTGGCATTGATCGCTGCCCTGCGTGGCTGCTCTCGTCCCGGCTGCGACGCACCCGCCAGTCTCTGCGCAGCCCACCACATCCGCGACTTCGCCGCCGGCGGCCGCACCGACATCGAGAACCTCGCCCTCGCTTGCGACGCCTGCCACGCGCTGATCCACAACGGCCCCGGCGGCTGGAAGACCACCACGGCGGGCCCGGATTCACGGCACCCGGGCCGCACCGCGTGGATCGCCCCCGAACACATCGACCCCACCCGCACACCCCGGATCAACCATCGCCACCACGCCGATGAACTCCTCGCCACGATCATCGCCCGCATCCACGTGCGCGACGACCTCGAGCGACAACAACGCCGACAACACGCACACAAACAACACCAACGTCGTCCGGCGGCGCACCCACACCCGCCCGACACCACCGCGCCCTGCCACAACCCGACCACCGGCTCGGGGCAATCCACCGCGCCATCGGTAATTCCCGGGTCGGGACGAGGAGCACCGAGTCGAGGTCATCGCCGTCGCCACGGGGTGCTGTCAGGCCAACTCGGTACCGGATCATGA
- a CDS encoding aminoglycoside adenylyltransferase domain-containing protein, which produces MAAPLDDSQSLPAELRPYLQELVRSVRRVCGERVVSVFAVGSLALGDYRHGRSDVDVTVVVDPALSDAAVLRLADVLSDIDCPATGLELVVYDADVIGRRCDRAGYRLDLNTGPLLPYKVSVDSAVAPAFWYVIDRGVAWQSGKLLYGRAVREVVAAPVFTDQLAAVRASVREHATGAGHLADNQVLNGCRSVVFCRAGQWIAKRAAAQRIATEHSRFRPLIEQALRSFERPRADALSLPASDVRQFLSWVGECVEHGPEEEQPD; this is translated from the coding sequence ATGGCTGCTCCACTCGACGACTCGCAGTCCCTGCCCGCGGAATTGCGTCCGTACCTGCAAGAGCTCGTTCGGAGCGTCCGACGTGTGTGCGGGGAGCGGGTGGTGAGTGTTTTCGCGGTCGGCTCGCTGGCGCTGGGCGACTATCGGCACGGGCGCAGTGATGTCGACGTGACGGTGGTCGTGGATCCCGCGCTGAGCGATGCGGCGGTGCTGCGGCTGGCCGATGTGCTGAGCGATATCGATTGTCCCGCAACGGGGCTGGAGCTGGTTGTGTACGACGCCGATGTCATCGGCCGCCGCTGCGATCGGGCCGGTTACCGGCTGGATCTGAACACCGGTCCGTTGCTGCCGTACAAGGTGAGCGTCGATTCCGCCGTGGCCCCGGCGTTCTGGTACGTGATCGATCGGGGCGTCGCCTGGCAGTCGGGGAAACTGCTGTACGGTCGTGCCGTGCGCGAGGTCGTGGCGGCGCCGGTGTTCACGGACCAGCTCGCCGCCGTGCGCGCCTCGGTGCGAGAGCACGCCACCGGCGCCGGTCATCTCGCCGACAACCAGGTGCTGAACGGGTGTCGGTCGGTCGTGTTCTGCCGGGCCGGGCAATGGATTGCCAAACGTGCCGCCGCGCAACGGATCGCAACGGAGCATTCACGGTTCCGGCCGCTCATCGAACAGGCGTTGCGGAGCTTCGAGCGGCCACGTGCGGACGCCCTGTCGCTTCCGGCCTCCGATGTCCGGCAGTTCCTGTCCTGGGTCGGGGAGTGCGTCGAGCATGGGCCCGAAGAGGAACAGCCGGATTAG
- a CDS encoding TIGR03620 family F420-dependent LLM class oxidoreductase yields MSDASGPMVVHDVRRRMGSVGVWLAPPTLRVAPVVAERDAAAEIEASGYGSLWSGEGIGGKEAFAHHAVLLAATDSLVIGTGVANLWARHGATMHAGAATLAEAYPARFILGVGVSHPHVAERSGHRYERPLQRMREYLDQMDTAAVAPDAPPATEGYLRMLAALGPRMLELARERADGAHPFLTPVEHTARAREILGPGKLLIPHQAVVLERDGAQARAIARSAFGFPRNRSSVYTRNYIGLGYDESDLVDGLSDRLLDAIVARGDESAIARRVQQHLDAGADHVLVHPLTREDLFADPRPDDLVAAVDHLRRLASALT; encoded by the coding sequence ATGTCGGATGCAAGCGGGCCGATGGTGGTGCACGACGTGCGGCGACGGATGGGTTCGGTGGGGGTGTGGCTGGCGCCGCCGACTCTGCGGGTCGCGCCGGTGGTGGCAGAGCGGGACGCGGCGGCCGAGATCGAGGCGTCGGGATACGGGTCGTTGTGGAGCGGAGAGGGGATCGGCGGAAAGGAGGCCTTCGCTCATCACGCGGTTCTGCTGGCCGCCACCGACTCGTTGGTGATCGGTACCGGGGTCGCGAACCTGTGGGCGCGGCACGGTGCCACGATGCATGCCGGTGCCGCCACATTGGCCGAGGCCTATCCGGCTCGGTTCATTCTCGGTGTGGGAGTGAGTCATCCGCACGTGGCCGAACGCAGCGGGCACCGATACGAGCGTCCGCTGCAACGAATGCGTGAGTACCTCGATCAGATGGATACCGCTGCGGTTGCGCCCGACGCGCCTCCGGCGACCGAAGGTTACCTACGGATGCTCGCGGCACTGGGCCCGCGCATGCTCGAGCTGGCGCGCGAGCGAGCCGACGGCGCCCATCCGTTCCTGACACCCGTCGAGCACACCGCTCGCGCCCGGGAAATCCTTGGACCCGGCAAGCTGCTCATTCCGCACCAAGCGGTCGTGCTCGAACGCGATGGGGCCCAAGCACGCGCCATCGCGCGCAGTGCCTTCGGATTTCCGCGAAACCGGTCTTCGGTATATACCCGCAACTACATCGGCCTCGGGTACGACGAGAGCGATCTTGTCGACGGCCTCAGTGATCGCCTACTCGACGCGATCGTGGCCAGGGGAGACGAGTCCGCAATCGCCCGGCGCGTTCAACAGCACCTCGACGCGGGCGCCGACCATGTTCTCGTCCATCCTCTCACCCGTGAGGACTTGTTCGCCGACCCCCGGCCCGATGATCTCGTCGCAGCCGTCGACCACCTCCGGCGATTGGCGTCAGCCCTGACGTGA
- a CDS encoding NUDIX domain-containing protein, whose translation MRPATAAVAQLIRDIAPLDTVERQHIETALDWLDGTDDVFRRIARPATPAQHLVSYVAVVDPGEHVLLLGSHRKSRLWLPMGGHVEPGEHPLEAAWREGFEEIGVEPEFTVVGDAPLFLTVTRTVGDNSHTDVSLWYVMRGHRNHIYHLDPAEFSSARWWEIDASVLPESDPHLGRFVTKLRAALEK comes from the coding sequence ATGAGGCCCGCCACAGCTGCTGTCGCCCAGCTCATCCGGGACATCGCGCCCCTCGACACGGTCGAACGCCAGCACATCGAGACGGCACTGGACTGGCTCGACGGCACCGACGACGTGTTCCGGCGCATCGCCCGCCCGGCCACACCCGCACAGCATCTGGTGTCCTACGTTGCGGTCGTCGACCCCGGCGAGCATGTGCTGCTGCTCGGTTCGCACCGGAAGTCGAGGCTGTGGCTGCCGATGGGCGGACATGTCGAGCCGGGCGAGCATCCGCTCGAGGCCGCCTGGCGCGAAGGTTTCGAAGAGATCGGCGTCGAGCCCGAATTCACGGTGGTCGGTGACGCTCCCCTGTTCCTGACGGTCACCCGGACCGTCGGCGACAACTCACACACCGATGTGTCGCTGTGGTACGTCATGCGCGGTCACCGCAACCACATCTATCACCTCGATCCCGCCGAATTCTCGAGCGCACGATGGTGGGAAATCGACGCATCGGTGTTGCCGGAATCCGACCCGCACCTCGGCCGGTTCGTCACCAAACTCCGTGCCGCACTGGAAAAGTAG